A DNA window from Pithys albifrons albifrons isolate INPA30051 chromosome 7, PitAlb_v1, whole genome shotgun sequence contains the following coding sequences:
- the BET1 gene encoding BET1 homolog, which produces MRRAGLGDGAPAGNYGYTSSGYSVYEEENDRLTESLRTKVSAIKLLSIEIGTEVKNQNKMLSEMENDFDSTGGLLGATMGRLRTLSRGSQTKLLCYMMLFSLFVFFVIYWIIKLR; this is translated from the exons ATGAGGCGCGCGGGGCTGG GGGATGGAGCACCTGCAGGTAACTATGGCTATACCAGCAGTGGGTACAGTGTTTACGAAGAAGAGAATGACAGGTTAACAGAAAGTCTGCGAACAAAAGTCAGTGCCATTAAATTG CTTTCCATTGAAATTGGAACAGaagttaaaaatcaaaataaaatgttatcaGAAATG gaGAATGATTTCGACTCTACGGGTGGGCTTTTAGGTGCCACTATGGGCAGACTGAGAACGCTCTCCAGAGGAAGCCAGACAAAGCTATTATGCTATATGATGCTCTtttcattgtttgttttttttgtcatATACTGGATTATTAAATTGAGGTGA